The following is a genomic window from Podarcis raffonei isolate rPodRaf1 chromosome 5, rPodRaf1.pri, whole genome shotgun sequence.
GCGCCGCGCCGAGGGAGCAAGaaacgccgccgccgctgcccgcGGAGAGGAGCGCCAGcccccttccaaaggagcccggCGCAGAACGCCATAGAGACGGCGCTCCCCGCGCGCCTAGAGAGACCGGAAGCTGCTTCACACTCCGACCGGATGTTGGAGGGTAGCCGGAAAGTTTTACAGAGGGTCGTAGACATGAAGCCGGCGGTGGACGAGATGTTCCCTGAGGGCGCGGGGCCTTACGTGGACCTCGACGAGGTGAGCGGTCGAGCCCCGGGTGCAAAAGGCCTGGGTCTCGCGCGGGGCTGCCGCTTGCTTAAAAACCCCGCGCGGCCTGGGCTCTTTCTCTGGTTCTTTCCCCTCCTCGGGTGTAAAGGGAGAGgtgctatggggggggggcgcctcTCAAGGGTCttctaggtgggcctttggcctgatccagcaaggcaccTCTTACGTTTCTAAGGgtggctgggtgtgtgtgttttattttttgtgccacgcctccccccccccggacagGGACTCGAGGCGGCTTACAGATCAAaaatatgaacagaataaaagcgtaggggggggggaccccacaaTTAAACATCGATAGAATATAACATACATAAAAATGCGCTGATAATATGTGTGAAGGTGAGataggtttttgggtttttttggccaaccttcaccccccccccgtgttctGCTCCCCACCTCCCATGCTTGCACTTTGGTTCAGCCTTTTGttgcttatcccccccccccagcaacttgATCCAGTTGTCTGTGAGTCTTAGGAGGAGAAAATGAAAGTATGGATGCATTGTCAAGTTTTCAGGATGCCTTATGGAAAAGTTACAAACTAAAAACCCATGCAGTAAAACAGAATGGCAATCAAACATATAAAGGCAGTGTATGAACATCTGTCACCTGCATTGTTCTTCAGAAACAGTTGGAAGGCATTTTTTAGTTTGatgtttaatcatcatcatcagtgtttGGATCAGAGTTTTAATAATGAGACTTCCTCGCATTATGCTtttactctttaaaaaaacaaataagttgttattagttttccaatattaTTCCAATAATAGCCCCATTATAAcaatgtttttttctgcattccaaaatcttattaatttcagttaCATTCCAGTTAAATTTATAAACCCTTATAGAACAGCTGCATTCTTGATGATTTCTATTCATGTTGTTACACTAAGTAATTAGTAAAACTTCAAGTGAGGAACTCTGTTATCATTATTCTTTCCTGGGTGTGACAATTATTTCTTCCATAATGTTTTTTCCTGCCCATGTATGgtgtgccctcctttcctctgatTGTTGCTGTCACCTATCATGACTTGGCTGTGTTGTACATAGCCCTGAGCTCCTTTTGAGGAAGGgtgatttataaatatttaaatacataaacaCATAGCAGAAACAAAAGAAATTACAGTTAAAAGATGGGGAAGATAAAAAGGATCTTTGCCTGGTACCAAAATGTTTtttcctaacaccccctctcgaatcacgttctgagaggacctctgagtgttcaacaccttccccattgccttctgccccttcctggcatcgttgttaggcacctgttgaacctcacacaccttaggttcgcactgtgcgaaaccaacccacgcatttgtgacctgaaacctctcaggtggaattccctttgtagcccgcgatgaccgcctgggcacaaactggggtgctcctcccgacccactggggccagcatgtgcgtcttcctcatcagaagactccccctctgacttgacacgtctgtgagctttctccattatgcgcacaggagatgagggctcactcttggacactcccttaacaacctgtggagacgccctactctgttcagggacctggtctccaccagcaggttcaggctctggctctccttcctcctcagagtcagacagacaatctgagtgagcgtcagagctcgctttgcgccttgcccaaccatcctgctcaaagaactcagcctgtttactgaccagaagcttggtctgatcaccttctgggtatgcgaatctccacccttttgtcgcaggctcatatccacagaagatcatttcctggtaccttgggccaccctcctgctgcagaaactttggtacaggcaccatggctctgctaccaaaagtgcgaaagaaatgcacaagcggcttctgccgatgaagcaggaaatacggggtgtcacctaccactgcattgtagcacctgttcatcgtgaaattggccgtttttaccgcctccccccaaaaactgtgaggcaaaccagagtcatccagtagaatctcggatgctcgaaccagagctttactcctaagctctgccacgccactctcctgaggagaagtcaccttgtgacgtatccccctctggcgaaagaaaccctttagagcagacccagtgacctctgaacctcggtcacatttgaacccttgcaccttggtggagaaccgtagttccacctctgcaacccaatctttgatcagttgcgttgcctcctccttcgttttcagcgtgtacgcccatgcgttctgcgtataatcatctgtcagcaccatcagccacttggccttgcccagacttggctgtggcataccaaaaaggtctgcatgcacaagctcaaaaggctttgtggttactctctccaccctgggattattaaatcccttgtttctggctttcctgcaagccttgcaattcaaaggttgaccacattcttttaccttgcaacctttggtgcactctgataacatctggacgtcctcacaggacccatgtgacatcctcttgtgccacacgcaagcacacgacacatgagtgtgatcagtggctttcccaatattcccctcaccctccagtggtgtttccaaaacaaagaggttgttttgatcctttccaacacttacgagctccttcccatctctggaaattgtacaaacatctttttcaaaactcacagaatatccctcctgtaaaagacaaggtacagacagcaggcaatgttttatctcagggagaacataaaccttcaattcagcctgtaagaaagagacaaacatgttagaaacatgggttatacgaccctgtgaacctgtagcaaattgaactgttttctcagttgaaacagccttgcagttccacatttgtccatcaggtggcgctgtgaccaaatgggcattcgcagccgagtccacaacccaacgtaggactctcccccctccggagttgtccttctttgttgccttagcaactgacttcctgctgcccccgaccttggggctctcgttgcaggtgttgttgttgtccaaaaccgccatagaggcagtcagctgataagctttcacacgcctgctccctctgttgccatggaaacccggctggttcccatgggaagcgaccttggaaatatcctgccctggctcccttgctctctttgggcagttgcgacgcagatgttcagccgaggcacaaacaaaacatctccgagtggaaaactttgcaaacttgcctttggtcttctctgcccccccaacctttccagcagcactcctccttgaggcttttctgccgttgggaaaatggcttttggcttctgctgtggtttctctgcaaaccccctccagctcctgccaaacagcctgggcactctcaagacccttggaatggcctgcaaccccattctctggtgcaaagctcctctcttctctcagctgctccccagcatgcagctcacgtgtatgggcattccggcagccctccaacacagtcccagccccctctgggcctccagccccctctgggcttcttggtgcttcctcagagcaattctcagccctttctcgcctggctcccactgctttcttcagtgcctgccttctcccggcccagggcttgctcccgtccaccttatcaaaaggaattgacgacttctggctgtctgccatctctcccccgggggcccagcttacttacaggtacctcccggtccggcagatctcagctcctcccagcaaactcctggctggctccagctactccttagctggcctttggctgctcctcagcctctttgcctgcagtttcacttcccagcgtctcatcggctggcctctggctgcagtcctctcacacgcacgaacgttgcttatctttattgctgacctccataacctgttcggggtcaattacgtccaggggtccggcacacttcccttgcgcagctctggtcttcccccctgggacctttgacgcagcagagcgtaaaacacagcggaagcagaagcaggaacgttctgtcgtgtggtaataactcaggctgaaacgcagcagtctccttatcttaaagtctttattccttagcaaaacacaacagctataaatctcctggcgagagttcgcccatgttgctcctttctccacggagctgacacgcacactgaaagacacagaaaaccactcccttcagtgttctacgcccgccctcagaatgtgaggcgtcatcactcagaactcttaaccctgtaagttctgagcctctcctaacataatcatcatcatcagtgtttGGATCAGAGTTTTAATAATGAGACTTCCTCACATTATGCTtttactctttaaaaaaacaaataagttgttattagttttccaatattaTTCCAATAATAGCCCCATTATAAcaatgtttttttctgcattccaaaatcttattaatttcagttaCATTCCAGTTAAATTTATAAACCCTTATAGAACAGCTGCATTCTTGATGATTTCTATTCATGTTGTTACACTAAGTAATTAGTAAAACTTCAAGTGAGGAACTCTGTTATCATTATTCTTTCCTGGGTGTGACAATTATTTCTTCCATAATGTTTTTTCCTGCCCATGTATGgtgtgccctcctttcctctgatTGTTGCTGTTACCTATCATGACTTGGGTGTGTTGTACATAGCCCTGAGCTCCTTTTGAGGAAGGgtgatttataaatatttaaatacataaacaCATAGCAGAAACAAAAGAAATTACAGTTAAAAGATGGGGAAGATAAAAAGGATCTTTGCCTGGTACCAAAATGGCATCAGCCAGGCAAGTAGCTTTTCCCAGTCAGCTATTTATCGTGTCAACTTTGAAAATTTTGCATCTGGTCCATTTGGTATTTCTTCTATTCCATTGCTGTTCTGCAGATCTCCCCAGCAGGGCATCTCCTGGCGCACTGATGGATTTCTGTGCAATtcattttccattattatttctGGGCAGGTGCTTTcccattattgctattatttaccCCGCACCTTTAGCCAAAGGAGCCATGGGCATGAAAAGATTATTTGCATCCTTTCACTTGAAAGGGACAAAATGAGGGTCAAGCCTGATTAAACTACTATACTGCAGTAAGGGCTGCAGGAGATGAAAGTGTATAGGGGCATAGGTAGAAAATCATAGGCAGTCAGATTTGGAAGTTTGAGATCCAAGATGAATGGTTATATGAAACAGTGCAATAATGATTCCCTGTATATTGCTTCTATAGTTGATTAAATACTATTCTTTCTCAGGCTGGTGGAAGTACAGGTTTGTTGATGGATTTAGCTGCCAATGAAAAGGCAGTACATGCAGACTTCTTTAATAGTAAGTATTAGTTACATTTTTTAATTCTTAAACCCATCATGTTTATTTTCGCCACTGTCCAGCAGATTGTAAATTGATTTTCTAACCAGTACTTAGAAAAAAGCTTCCATTTAGAAGTTAAAGTATGTAtggcttgtggccctccagaattgttggactcctaactcccaactcccatcatctccagccagcatggctaatggccagggatggtagAAGTGGGAGGTCAGCAGTGTCTGGAGGATCATAGGGTCTTCTTCCCTTAATTAAAGCCAAAAACCTGTCTGAGGAACGAAGTTTCCATAGCAGGAGGGGAGGGTTAAGCCATAGTtggagacattttaaaaaattatctgttAAACTCAAAACACATGTGCCAGGGCAATTGTGTgtcttgggggttttttggggtggggggagtttttattattaaatgggTTGCCATCTAAATAGAAACTACTGGGAAATGCTTCTGCATGGTGATAGTAACACATGGAGAATGTATGCTGATCCctcaaattgcatttatttatagctGTTTATTCCAGAAATCCCCAGAGCTTTTGTGATGAGACTGTAATTTGGGGTCCATGTGGTGAATATCCACTCCATTGTATCTAATGTTGGTCATACTCaagagtaaacctattgaaatgaatgggcatgatTAACTTAGGACCATTTGTTTCAGTGTGCCAActcagagtgtcggactaggacctgggagaccaggcttcaaatcctcactcggccatgaagctcactgggtgactctgggccagtcactgcttctcaccctaaactacctcacagagttATTTGGTGGGTTAAATGAGCTGGGGTAGAACCATGagcgtcaccttgagctccttggagaaaaaggtgggatataaataaataacacttagttgaatacaacccagggGTACTTAGTAAATGTGACTTGGTGGGTTCCATATGGTAACCATTTTAGTATATTGTTTTTGGTGACTTTCAGTAGCCCTTATAATGAACATGCGGGGCAAGCTTCCACAAATCCACTTTCTGGGGAAGTGCCCTAAAGTCTGCTGACAAGCAGCACACAGTTTCCTTCCTTTGGCTTTCCATAATTGCAGGGGTCATAGGGGAGGTTTTCTGTGGTGTTGCACTGAGCTTTGGTGTTTCCTTTGCTTGCTTCAAAGTGCATCACCTGCAAAGGCAGTTAAGGAATGGAAGAGATATGCGTTTGTACAAATAGTAGCTACAGAGAGGGCAAAATAACTATGGTAAGGAAACCAGAAGTGACTGTGGCTGAGAGAGTGGTATCAGTTCATACTTGTGGGAACCTGAATATCTAAAACAGGGTGGGATGGAGAAAGCCATTTTAAGAAACTGGCCATATATCAAGGCTTACAACATAActcactgggttgtatccagagaATCACGCTCATGCAGGGAGACTTTCCCATAAATAATAACCTCCTTCCTGGTTTCAGTTGAATCTATTGTACAGTTTGATAATTGGATTCAGGTCTCTCACTTTACTGGGAAATTTGCTTTGTTGCTTAGCTCTtcagaattgtttttaaaaatcagaataatTAAAATGCATGATGTTAATTCACTGCCTTGTTTTTGTTAGATTTTGAAGATATGTTTGATGATGACGATATCCAGTGAAATTCAACTTCCTGCTGTGCTAAATACCTAAGTTTCTTGTAGAAGCAGACTATATTCCTAACAAAAGATAGGAAAATGTGAATATTGTCTCCAAGCCATGAAAGAGCACTTCGAAATGGCCAAAGGTGGTTGAAGAGAATTGTGGAGTTATTTTCCTCTTATAATGTTTGGATGTGCAGTTGTGCAGGCTTGCTTCAATAAAATCTGAACAAAACCTCTCATGTCTGATTATGCAGTTGACTACTGGTTGTTGCCCATGGAAATACGGCTTTTTCTTAATGTTATTTGGAATGTTGTATGCATAGGATGTAGCATTTTTAGTAAAATCCCCAACAATAAAATTAGAAGCAAGTGGGAGGTTTTAACACCTCGATCCTAAATCCATTTACTTGTGAGTGGCATGTTGAAAGATCATTGGGACTATACTTCCAAGTTTCTGCTTTCCTCACTCCCAGTTTAGCTAGGGAGCCCAGCATATTTGGCCAATGAAAATATTCCCGTAGAATATGAGTAAATCTTGTATTAGAGCTCATTTGGCTTCTTGCCATTGTATGGTTCTTTATTTTGTAACTTATTCTAACTACTGGTGGTTTATGACAAGACTTTTCCATAAATACTGAAGAGTCTTTATGGTGCATTCAGAAAATTTCCTCCAAAATAGAGCAGAATTTTTAGATGAATATCTCAATTGTGCTCGTGTTGCTTCCTCAGTCTGTGGGGAAGCTGACTATTTTCTTTTACACATTCTAAAGCCACATGCAGCACATCAAAACACAAGCTCCAGTACAATGATGCTTGGTTTTCTTTGTGTACATTAATCTGAGCTCTCAGCAAAGTGGAATGAAGTATTATTACCAAAATCAGAAAAGCAGTGGTGAATCTGAAAATGAGGTCTCCGGTGGAagaataaaaaaatgcttttacaTTGAGTTATCTGCCCACTTTCATTATATGCATCTAATATAATAAACTTCACATAGTAGAATAAGAATGTTGCAAGAGCTTCATCTTTATATTTTAACAAAGTCTTTCTCCTCTCTGGTTTTTCACATTTACCCAGTGGAAAATGCTGTAACAAGTTTGAGAGCAGGGCTGCTACAAGGGTAGTATACTTAAACCTGACACACATACTCCAGATTAAGACCAAACCTGACATAAACCATTAAAAGTATTCTCACACTCCCCAAACTGAATAAAACAGATTGGAACCAATTTGCAATGTTGTGCATGCAGCAAAGACAGTGGCAATACAGCTAATGGCTGATACTCCACTCCAAACCTTTGTGCTGGCTTTGAAAAGATGTTGGACTGGGAGGAGGTGTTCTGCTGTTTCTTGTACCTACAGAGTAACACCAGCAGTACTCCCCTGGCACGGAGCTCTGCATTCTGCATGCTGAATATGAACAACACTCCACATCCCAGACATCCACATGTGAACAGCTGGGACAGTGAAAGCTGCAAGATAAGACGTTATGTAATAAAGGgcacacaaggggggggggatggggtaACACTGTGAGCGGATGGAATAAATTTGCCTCCACAGAATCACTGGGTAGTAATTCTGGACTCAAATAGTAATTTAGTACTGGAAGCATACTATCTCATCTATGACCAAAATCCTGAAGGTGATCTTAAAAGGGAGAAGGACATTTGGAAGAAAAAGTGTAGCATGCAGTGACTTCAGTTACTCTCACTTAAGGTAAACACGTATTTACCTGATggatggaagaaaggaagaagacactcaaaagatctgcattgggacagattttttaacttgttcattcaTTATCTGGAAGTAGGGAGGGTTGAGCAGTGAGATGGCCCAGTTTGCTCATGACGACAAATTGCTCGGAGATGGAAACCAAAGCAGATATTGAAGAGCTCCCCGAAGGTACAGTATCTCCCAATGTGATTGAAAGGGGCTGCAAAATGACACATGGGATGCAAGGTATGTACCTGTAAATGATGCACAGAGAGGCAAAAATATTGCACTGAAGTATgacagggtttttaaaataataaaaataaccaaTACATACAGGGGCCTGAGGGAAGTCTATTCCTTCAGATAAGCCTTCCTCCTTAATGAGGCATTCACAGAAGTTAACTGTGAAGAGACATAAAACTGGAGGAACAAAAACTGTTCATAGAAAATCTCAGCAATAGTGGCCTCACTAGTGGCAAATATTGACCAATGGGAAACATCCCAAAAGGGTTTATTAGGATTCCAAAAATGCTtgcaagtttgttttgtttttaaagactcCTGCCATGCCACCCCTTGAAGACCAAAGAGCAATTTTCTTTCAGCAAGTATTGGGGATGCTCCTAcgaaggaaaaaaaacacttttAGAGGCCTATATAATTGAACAAGGACAATCGGGGCTCCTAATTGCTAGGAAGAGCTGCAGGTAAATATAGCAGCAGGTGTTTGGATCCCTTTTTCAGTGATGCTGAATGTGCGGTCAGctgatagttcagttggtagagtatgagtctcttaatcttagggtcgtgggtttgagccccactttgggcaaaagattcctgcatgaatggggttggactaaatgactctcctgctcccttccaactctataatgtGATTCTGTTTCTTCTACCTGCATTCACTACATGGAGGTGGTGCAAATGAATGACTGTTAGACAGTAGCTTAAGAAACTGGCTTTTATCCTAATTTCAGCTTCATTGTGACCTGGCTGTCTTTCAGCAATTTACATTTCGTCTGTGTCTATGTCTGCATGCACTGCTTACTCACTGATTTGTTTAAGCAAATATAAAATTCTCAAAATTTAGTAAGCTTGGGGGTTTCCCATCAGGTAGGGAATCTCCCTAtgtaacccccaccccaccccacccagttcTGCTTTCATTAGCAGAAGCAAGTTAATTCTGTGACTCTGCAAAAAATATATGCACATACTTAATTTTATGTCAAGAGAGAGCAATCAATAGGATTCGAGAGTTTGTGTAGACCTTTAAAGAAACAGGAACTTCCACAGCCTGTGATAACTTTTCCGCTTACTTAATGTGAATGGATGTAACAAAACAACTGCAGACGAATTGTTAAGTCCTCAGTGGCGGTTATGACAATGAATAGTACAAATGATCTGCCCTGGTTGTAATTTGTAATGagattgatttattttaaaaagaagcggGTTGGTATAAGAATCGAAacaacaaaacgaaacaaaaataaTAGTCTAGGCAATGAAAGAAGGCACCCATTGCCTTGGGCCCAATAACCTGTATTACGCCATCTGCTGGctctttgctttatttatttaattaagacAATATtctatatgctgcttgattgtcaTAAATAACGAATCGTAAGACAGCCTGTAAACTGTTTGCAAGAGTatatattaaaatgttaaaattctTATTAAAAAAGcaggtatttaaaaacaaaagatgaTTAAAATCAGCAGTAGCTAAAAAGAGATGAAATGCATGTAACTTCTGCATGTCtgaataggcttgcctaaacaagccccctttttaagcaggcactgaaaagagtacagtaaaagcgcctgcctggtgtcaataggctgGGAGTTGCACagtgtagatgctgccacactacAAGATATATACAGGGCATAACTTCACTTCTAGGAAGAAGAGAAGCAAAGGGACAGGTGTAACTGCAAAAGAAGGAATCTGAACTGGTAGTGTTTCTTGTACGTATTTCAatgtaacaacagcaaaaaaacaaaaacccttcatAAAGGTAGAAAATTCCACCAATCTTTTGCATCCAGCTGCCCCGCTCACCTGTCTTTTTATTGCCCTGAATTGTGTCCTTTTGCAGCACAGAGAATATTTATGTCCCTTTGCTTTTTAACTTTGCTGTAGAAAAAAGGATCGCTGCTTTCTTGTCTTGATGGGAGACCAGAGGCCATTTTGGGAGTTTTAAAGAAATTCAGTGCAGGGAACAGGAGGGTCACACTTTCATGAGGGACAGTTCTAAATACAGTAGTTAGCTTACAACATGTACTTAGAACTGGCTGAGTTCCTGTTCTACAGAGTTATTAGCATGACTCTTTAGCCTTGTCCAAGAAAATTTGCATAAAAGAGGTTCAAACTCTGCAGGGACttctatatatttaaaaatacagatatGAAAAACATCACCTGTTGTGTTTTTGCCCATCACagtgctcatagctgtcaacttttcccttttttaaagggcaattcccttattccaaacaggattcctcgcaagaaaagggaaaagttgacagctatgacagtgCTGCAATGAAGTGCACTGGTGCATCAGGTGCACTGAAGTGTTTTCCTGAGTTACACGTGGTTAGGGATGGAAATCTGCAAAACAGTCTTTAAGGTGCATTACATCAAGATACCACAAGAgtctttgttgtgtttattgtgtgtgttgtgtaaaaAGTAAAAGAAATGAGCATTTTTCTCTCTGCTAGCCAGTTAAATCTTTCAGCTGAACTTTTAACATGGgcgaggtgacaggaaaaggtgCATAATTTAAAAAAGCATCAACTTTTCATGACATAGGAAGAATCAGCAGTGTGCTCCTTATCCTTTTAGCCATTTCCGGCCCCTGACATCATATACATTAGACCTGGGAAAGGTGGGCGTTGCTGCTTTGAGGTTCCTCACCGCTCTTATAAGGCAACATGAATGTTTTTGGATTTGAAttgcaggaaaaacaaggattCCCACCGTCAGACAAGATACCGCTACGTTGGAAGCTGCTAGGGAGGAACTCGCCCCACGATACTTCCCTCTCTGTCAAAAGCACTGTGACAGACAAGTCTTTCCTCCTTGCTGTTAATATGATTGCGGGACCTTTTCGGCAGTTCTGTCAAGCTATTGATTGCAGTGCGCTGTGCAAGCTGCTCTGAAAGGGACGGGCCCAGCGGGTCACAAGAGCAGCTCTCTGAAGCAGAACTGCATCATGCAGTCATTAAGAGGGAGACCCCCCATTGCAGGGAGGAATTGGGGGCAGCAATTAGGACATTCTTTTCAGGGTCCCCGCAGAGAGATGATTAAAAGCGCTGCGGCTGGTATTGCTGAAAGACAGGTAGGTCACAGTTCAGGCCGTGCAGAGGAAAGCACAAACACCACGGGTTTCCTTTTCATTTCGGTGGGGAAAGCACGAGAAAGAGGTCTTTCACCTCAGCCAGATGGATCTAATCTGCTTTTCATTGATCAGTGATCCAGGCACTGATAGTAATGGGGAATATTCCTCGAGACAAGAATGCCATGGGAGCACACTGGAGGCTGAGTTCGCTATTAGTATTCCACATGATGTCAGCACTTAACTACAAGTGCGTGTGTGGTGCGGCCTTGTTTAATGGGTTCAGTACCAAGGATCAAGGAAATGTAagaaaaactcagatttttgaaaTCGCCAGTGCCTTGGGTTATTTTTGTCCTCCGCCTGGCACTGAAGCATGGCCAGAATATTGTAAACACCAGGAAGACTGAACTGCAAGCATGGGATTTTGTAGAATAAaatcaatgtatttttttaaaaatagcaatgtAATTGTCTGAAATTCTGAGGATTTTtaaatggaatttgctgccattcTCTTGTGCTTTTAGCAGTATCCTTAGATGCATAAATTAAACAGCAAATGGTTTTATTGCCCTGCCAGGCAAAGCAGCAGCTCCTAATTTTTTTGTGCCTGGGCAGCTGTTAAAGGCTCAGAAGCAGGGCCAGCAAGAAAGATGGCAATCCGACCCTGGAATCTTTTGAATAAGGGATCTTGATATCCTTTTAGAAACAGCCACCGCTCTGTTTAGGTCTCATCTGCTTGGGGCGTTAGCATGAGCATTTTTGTTACTCCCACCTTTAATGGAACTGATTGTTTAATTCACCCCCAGGTCTTctgcaaaaataagggatcacTGAGCAGGAAAGAGAAATGTGGGGTGTTTTCTGGTGAAGCTGTGGGATGGGTTAGGGAAGGTGGATGAGCTAACTTTGAAGTTGCAAAGTTTCCTGGATAACAGAAGGAAGGCTCAGGGTGTTTACAACCAGCGGCTTAACTTGCAAATGGATCGTTGTGATCTCACAGCTTGGACATTGAC
Proteins encoded in this region:
- the COPS9 gene encoding COP9 signalosome complex subunit 9, which encodes MLEGSRKVLQRVVDMKPAVDEMFPEGAGPYVDLDEAGGSTGLLMDLAANEKAVHADFFNNFEDMFDDDDIQ